A DNA window from Paenibacillus andongensis contains the following coding sequences:
- a CDS encoding flagellar hook-basal body protein, whose product MLRGLYTAAAGMISEQRRHDTITNNIANINSPGFKQGNALSRSFPEMLISTIRGGQGASTAPIGKMSLGVFSEESISIHAQGDLQETQNPFDFALVSKIQVPGMNFDASGKFVSADGERTFQPQALFTVLNAAGEQRYSLNGKFTVDTAGQLVNANGNQVLGRDGQPLLLIDGAGQPIHSFKVTDKGEFLDGNGLPLLGPTGQPVGLMLSRAENPNLLLREGNGLLRINPGDEATVTQVAAGDQVQVRQGFIERSNVDSAQSMVDMMSALRAYEANQKVIQSYDKSMEKAANEVGRV is encoded by the coding sequence ATGTTAAGAGGACTGTATACCGCGGCGGCAGGCATGATCTCCGAGCAGCGCAGACACGATACCATTACGAATAATATTGCCAACATTAATTCCCCGGGTTTTAAGCAAGGCAATGCTTTGTCTCGATCGTTCCCGGAGATGCTGATATCGACGATTCGCGGTGGACAAGGTGCCTCGACAGCTCCCATTGGGAAGATGAGTTTAGGTGTATTCTCCGAGGAGAGCATCTCCATTCATGCACAGGGTGATTTGCAGGAAACGCAAAACCCCTTTGATTTTGCCCTTGTTTCGAAAATACAAGTACCCGGTATGAACTTTGATGCATCAGGTAAGTTTGTGAGTGCGGATGGAGAACGAACGTTTCAGCCGCAGGCCCTGTTTACAGTGCTGAACGCCGCGGGGGAGCAGCGGTACTCCTTGAACGGGAAGTTCACCGTTGATACTGCAGGCCAGCTGGTTAATGCCAACGGGAACCAAGTGCTAGGCCGAGATGGACAACCTCTGTTGTTGATTGATGGAGCGGGTCAACCGATTCACTCCTTCAAAGTGACAGACAAGGGCGAGTTCCTTGATGGGAATGGTCTTCCACTGCTGGGGCCGACTGGCCAACCCGTAGGATTGATGCTCTCGCGTGCAGAGAATCCGAATCTATTGCTGCGTGAAGGTAACGGGCTGCTTCGCATTAACCCAGGCGACGAAGCGACTGTAACGCAGGTTGCTGCAGGTGATCAAGTACAGGTTCGTCAAGGCTTCATAGAACGTTCTAATGTTGATTCCGCGCAATCGATGGTCGATATGATGTCAGCGCTTCGCGCATATGAAGCAAACCAAAAAGTGATTCAATCTTATGATAAAAGTATGGAAAAAGCCGCGAATGAAGTTGGGCGCGTCTAA
- a CDS encoding rod shape-determining protein: protein MLSKDIGIDLGTANVLIHVKGRGVVLDEPSVVAIESDTKRVLAVGEEAFRMVGRTPGNIIAIRPLKDGVIADFDITEMMLKHFIAKVGGKNWYSHPRILICAPTNITSVEQKAIREAAERSGAREVFMEEEPKAAAIGAGMDIFQPSGNMVVDIGGGTTDVAVLSMGDIVTSSSIKIAGDKFDIAITKYIKNKYKLLIGERTSEDIKLKIGTVYPHGRDQEMDIRGRDMVSGLPLTITIHSSEVQEALWDPVSSIVTAAKSVLERTPPELSADIIDRGVILTGGGALLHGLDQLLADELKVPVLIAEDPMSCVVKGTGIMLDNLDKVSKRKF, encoded by the coding sequence TTAAGCAAGGATATTGGAATAGATCTCGGCACGGCGAATGTGCTTATTCATGTAAAAGGACGCGGCGTCGTGCTCGATGAGCCTTCCGTTGTTGCGATTGAAAGCGATACGAAACGCGTGCTGGCTGTAGGAGAAGAAGCTTTCCGCATGGTGGGTAGAACGCCAGGCAACATTATCGCGATTCGCCCATTGAAAGATGGCGTTATTGCGGACTTTGATATTACGGAAATGATGTTGAAGCATTTTATCGCGAAAGTAGGGGGCAAGAACTGGTATTCTCATCCGAGAATACTGATCTGCGCCCCTACCAACATCACCTCGGTTGAGCAGAAGGCGATCCGCGAAGCAGCTGAGCGCAGCGGTGCCCGAGAGGTATTCATGGAAGAAGAACCGAAGGCAGCAGCCATTGGTGCCGGTATGGACATCTTCCAGCCTAGCGGCAATATGGTCGTAGATATCGGCGGAGGAACGACGGATGTGGCCGTGTTATCCATGGGTGACATCGTCACCTCCTCCTCCATTAAGATTGCAGGCGACAAGTTCGATATTGCGATCACGAAATATATCAAAAATAAGTACAAGCTGCTGATTGGTGAACGGACGAGCGAAGATATCAAGCTGAAAATCGGAACGGTATATCCACACGGTAGAGATCAAGAGATGGATATTCGCGGTAGAGATATGGTATCCGGTTTGCCACTAACGATCACGATTCACTCCAGTGAAGTACAAGAAGCGCTGTGGGATCCGGTTTCCTCCATCGTGACGGCGGCCAAAAGTGTATTGGAGCGAACACCTCCAGAGCTTTCGGCAGACATTATTGACCGCGGTGTTATTTTGACAGGTGGCGGAGCTTTGCTGCACGGGCTCGATCAACTGTTAGCAGACGAGCTGAAAGTACCTGTATTAATTGCGGAAGATCCGATGTCCTGTGTCGTTAAAGGAACAGGCATTATGCTCGATAACTTAGATAAGGTATCCAAACGTAAATTTTAA